The proteins below come from a single Mercenaria mercenaria strain notata unplaced genomic scaffold, MADL_Memer_1 contig_4861, whole genome shotgun sequence genomic window:
- the LOC123526917 gene encoding uncharacterized protein LOC123526917 → MNSEKDGLDILYEQFLTEFLEMTEEDYIKCIRSSLKASKVFLERTPKDIRVNLYNEAVLRAWKANIDIQFVLDPYACAMYIVSYISKSQRGMSTLLHAAAKEARNGNLDIKRQVRHIGNVFSNSVEVSAQEAAYLVLQMPLTRSTRDVIFINTSQPNQRIQVLKTKSVLDKLPDSSTDIVADNIIRRYSRRPTCLENWCLADYVSQLEVVYPNDDDTPPTDQDVNDDDNMVEHEVFNDDQTLLVLKNGIKIRKRQNHKVIRYVRFNLKSDEDNHFREKLLLFLPWRNEMTDLTANYETYKEHYEAKKHQIDSKCKLYEHHVEELEMAREAAENDFDAYDEIAPETQQVEAETAEEESVESETFVYFNPDRANEQREYDIGIELGSCASSATIDVNENVMPDEHYRELLRCLNTKQRHFFNHVIHWVKTNDVPLYAFLTGGAGVGKSVVIKALYQTLYRYFNLREGENADEKRVLLCAYTGKAAYNINGSTISTAFHQKFKQKEQTLNCDKLNTFRSKYRNLSVVIIDEISMVSNSMLKFIDQRLQELTGTRIPFGGKSIIAVGDLYQLKPVAGSWIFQDLTHDASALATNFWQDHFSMFELTEIMRQKNDNEFAELLNRLRYNKMTDHDKEQIQQCQVDPNSVTYLQNAPHIFAKNCFMQAFNDKIINNINSQKVEISCHDSVVGANISQDRQNDILKRLPRVACSTMGLHYSLIVVVGMIYDLTVNIDTEDGLTNGASCVVKYIEYKQAETNRHSIIWVNFDNKRIGTERRKKYHNRGFYHHLIDDSWTPIFDIERTFPLRQNTIQRIQFPLQPSAGKTVHRAQGTTLDQVVIDLSQRKPRKNPHIHYVASSRVRSIKNLHILNFNEQALSLDERVEVEMERLYSKANLQLCYVPLDTVNSDQHFKIVYNNCRSLRRHFEDVAVEQNIMSTHVIGLAETRLVRRDENSDYSINGFQLIRNDQNQTKQNIRPSHGLALYVKNDITVSKCHCYSTTNFEWIVVDVKHMLMQMQIVMLYKSPGLSFHSLVSTIEKQLFEHLDSDKPLVIMGDFNIDVSQNDSLKRFMIERLCCQQMMHEPTTDHGLTIDLVFANCSGSVGTIETYWSDHKLVYFYT, encoded by the coding sequence ATGAATTCTGAAAAAGATGGATTAGATATATTGTATGAACAGTTTTTAACTGAATTTTTGGAAATGACAGAGGAAGACTATATTAAGTGCATACGAAGTTCTTTAAAAGCATCTAAAGTATTTCTAGAAAGGACACCTAAAGATATTCGTGTAAATTTGTACAACGAGGCAGTCTTAAGAGCCTGGAAAGCAAACATTGATATTCAGTTTGTATTAGACCCATATGCTTGTGCAATGTACATTGTATCTTATATTAGTAAATCACAGAGGGGAATGAGTACATTATTGCATGCTGCTGCAAAGGAGGCCAGAAATggaaatttagatataaagagACAGGTTCGACACATtggaaatgtattttcaaatagtgTTGAGGTTAGTGCCCAAGAAGCAGCTTACTTAGTACTTCAAATGCCTTTGACTAGGAGCACAAGAGATGTAATATTTATTAACACGTCACAACCAAATCAGCGAATACAGGTTCTCAAGACAAAAAGTGTATTGGACAAGCTGCCAGATTCTTCAACAGATATTGTAGCTGACAATATCATCAGAAGGTATTCAAGAAGACCAACGTGTCTCGAAAACTGGTGTCTTGCTGATTATGTATCACAGTTAGAAGTTGTCTATCCAAATGATGATGATACTCCTCCTACTGACCAAGATGTGAATGACGATGATAACATGGTTGAACATGAAGTATTCAATGATGACCAAACTCTCTTGGTActgaaaaatggtatcaaaattagAAAGAGACAAAACCACAAAGTTATTCGTTATGTTCGATTTAATCTCAAATCAGATGAAGATAATCATTTTCGAGAAAAACTTCTTTTGTTTCTGCCATGGAGAAATGAAATGACAGATTTGACAGCTAACTATGAAACTTATAAGGAGCATTATGAAGCAAAAAAGCATCAAATTGACAGCAAGTGCAAACTGTATGAACACCATGTTGAGGAGCTAGAAATGGCTCGGGAAGCTGCAGAAAATGACTTTGATGCGTATGATGAAATAGCCCCAGAAACACAACAAGTTGAAGCAGAAACAGCTGAGGAAGAGTCAGTTGAATCTGAgacatttgtttatttcaatcCTGATAGAGCTAATGAGCAGAGAGAATATGATATTGGTATTGAACTAGGAAGCTGTGCTTCATCTGCTACAattgatgtaaatgaaaatgtgATGCCAGATGAACACTACAGAGAACTTTTGAGATGTTTGAATACAAAACAAAGACACTTCTTCAACCATGTTATACATTGGGTAAAAACAAATGATGTGCCATTGTATGCTTTTTTGACTGGAGGAGCAGGTGTTGGTAAAAGTGTAGTAATAAAGGCTTTGTATCAGACCTTGTACAGATATTTTAATCTCAGAGAAGGTGAAAATGCAGATGAGAAAAGGGTACTGTTGTGTGCGTATactggtaaagcagcttacaACATCAATGGTTCAACAATATCGACAGCTTTCCATCAAAAATTTAAGCAAAAGGAACAAACTTTAAATTGTGACAAGCTCAACACATTTAGGTCAAAGTATAGAAACCTTTCAGTTGTCATTATAGATGAGATATCAATGGTTAGCAATTCAATGCTAAAGTTTATTGACCAAAGACTTCAAGAACTGACGGGCACAAGAATACCTTTTGGTGGTAAAAGCATCATAGCTGTAGGTGACTTGTACCAGTTAAAGCCAGTGGCAGGATCTTGGATATTTCAAGACCTTACACATGATGCATCTGCTTTAGCAACTAATTTCTGGCAAGATCACTTTTCCATGTTTGAGTTGACTGAGATCATGCGACAAAAGAATGACAATGAATTTGCAGAGCTGTTAAACAGGTTACGTTACAATAAAATGACAGACCATGACAAAGAACAGATCCAACAATGTCAGGTTGATCCAAACTCGGTAACATACCTACAGAATGCACCCCATATATTTGCAAAAAATTGCTTTATGCAAGCATTTAATGACAAAATCATCAATAACATTAATTCTCAAAAAGTTGAAATTTCTTGTCATGACTCAGTTGTAGGAGCAAACATATCACAGGAtagacaaaatgatattttgaaaagattACCAAGAGTTGCCTGTAGTACGATGGGTTTGCACTACTCTTTGATAGTAGTGGTTGGCATGATATATGACTTGACTGTTAATATTGATACAGAAGATGGGCTAACTAATGGTGCCTCTTGTGTAGTTAAATATATAGAATACAAGCAAGCTGAAACAAATAGACACAGTATTATATGGGTAAACTTTGATAACAAACGAATAGGCACTGAAAGAcgaaaaaaatatcacaatagAGGTTTTTATCATCACTTAATTGATGACAGTTGGACTCCCATATTTGACATAGAGCGAACATTTCCACTGAGACAAAACACAATTCAGAGAATACAGTTTCCATTACAACCGTCTGCAGGTAAAACTGTTCACAGAGCTCAGGGAACCACTCTTGACCAAGTTGTTATAGATTTGTCACAACGTAAACCAAGAAAAAATCCACATATCCATTATGTAGCTTCAAGCAGAGTGAGATCTATTAAAAACCTCCATATTTTGAACTTCAATGAACAGGCATTGTCTTTGGATGAACGTGTAGAAGTAGAAATGGAAAGACTTTATTCTAAAGCAAATCTTCAACTCTGTTATGTCCCACTTGACACAGTCAATTCTgatcaacattttaaaatagtCTATAACAATTGTAGATCATTGCGCAGACATTTTGAAGATGTAGCAGTAGAGCAGAATATCATGTCGACACATGTGATTGGACTTGCTGAAACAAGATTAGTCCGAAGAGATGAAAATTCAGACTATTCAATAAATGGGTTTCAGCTAATAAGAAATgaccaaaaccaaacaaaacagaaCATCAGACCGTCTCATGGTTTAGCCTTGTATGTTAAAAATGATATCACAGTTTCTAAATGCCATTGCTATAGTACAACGAATTTTGAGTGGATAGTCGTAGATGTAAAACATATGCTAATGCAAATGCAAATTGTGATGCTGTACAAATCACCCGGTCTTTCTTTTCATAGTCTTGTTTCAACTATTGAAAAACAGCTTTTTGAGCACCTCGACTCAGATAAACCATTAGTTATCATGGGAGATTTCAATATAGATGTTTCACAAAATGACAGTCTGAAACGATTTATGATCGAAAGATTATGTTGCCAACAAATGATGCATGAACCAACAACCGATCACGGGTTAACAATAGATCTGGTATTTGCAAATTGTAGTGGCAGTGTTGGAACTATAGAAACATACTGGTCAGATCACAAACTTGTTTACTTTTATACATAA